The DNA sequence GGGTGATGTGATATGCCTGGTATTGTACTACGTCCGGATGACAACTTTGATGCTGCTTACAGACGTTTCAAAAAACAAGTTGACCGTAACTTAATCGTTACAGAAGCTCGTGCTCGCCGTTTCCATGAAACAGAGACTGAAAAACGTAAAAAGTTCAAAATTGCTTCTCGTAAGAAAATGCTTAAACGTCTTTATATGATGAGACGTTACGAATCACGCCTGTAAACGCTTCTCCTTTGGGAGAACGTTTCTTCTTCTCTTAATCCTTTAATTTATTTTTCCATACATTTCATTATGAAAATTAAGTGCATACCTGTCACTCATGCTTGCAATATAATCTGCAATAACCCTGTGTTTGCTTCTTATATCCAACTGCTTATAATAAAACTGCGGAAGCATTTTCTCTTCTTCCATCAGACCTTTATAAAGTCCTTTGACTGCCTGTTTCCCGGCATACATTTTTCGAACTATATTTTTATGCTGATACATCTTGACAAAAAGAAGTTTCTTCAGTTTTTTAATTTTTGTTTCAAGCTCTTTTTCAAAACCTATAGGTGTTTCTTCACAATGCGCAACTTTTTGCTTTGAGTATTCAAGGAGAGAATAGACCAGATGGTTTATAAGATGTGAACTGAATCTGTAGCGAAACATTTCATCATTCTCTTCTCCTACACCTTCCAAAGCAACCTTTTCAAGAATTTCACAGGCAAGTTCACTCTCTTTGAGATCCTCAAAAGTAAGCAGTCCGGAGTTTACCCCGTCATCTATGTCATGGCTCATATACGCAATTTCATCGGCACGGTCTACAACCATAGCCTCATAGGTAGGATGTTTGTTTAAATCAAACTGTTTGTCTATTATCTCTGGAAGAAAGGGCTTTTTGTAGGGATAAGAGTGCTTCAAAATTCCCTCAAGTGTTGCAAAAGTAAGATTGAGTCCGTCAAAATTTTTATACCGTTTTTCAAGTTTGGTCACAACCCGAAATGATTGAAAATTATGCTCAAATCCGTTAGAAAATCCGTCAGCTTTTAAGCACTCATCCAGAGTATCTCCCCCTACATGTCCAAAAGGCGTATGTCCGAGATCATGTGCAAGAGCAATTGATTCAGAGAGTGATTCATTAAGTTCAAGCTGTGATGCTATGGAACGTGCAATCTGAGATACTTCTATAGAGTGTGTTAAACGTGTACGAAAAAAATCACCCTCGTGGTTTAGAAAAACCTGTGTTTTATACTCAAGTTTTCTAAATGATCCAGAGTGAATGATTCTGTCTCTGTCACGGGCATAAGGATTGCGAAAATCTTTTTCTATTTTATAAAATCGTTCATAAGGTTTCAATATTGTTCTTCTTAGGCTTTTTTAATAAATTCGGTTTTTAGATAGATTTTTGTTCCGTTGACCCGACCTTCAACATGGTCATCCATATCATGCGGCAATGCAATTCTTGTCACAGTTGTTCCGCGTTTTGCAGTAAATCCCGCACCCTTGACATCTAAATCTTTTAATATAACGATGGAGTCACCAGCCTTGAGTTCAACGCCGTTTGCATCTCGAAAAACTACCTTGTTTGCTTCTGCATTAATAGCCGCATCTGCAAGTTTTTTCTCTTCTTCTTCAAGATACATCATATCTGTCATATCCCCGCGACCAAGCCTGTTCCATAATATATACGAAAGTACTTTTACAGCCGGCACTTCACTCCACATAGCATCATTGAGACAGTTAAAATGTGTTTCATCAAGTTCATCATTTTCTATCTGCTCTTTACATGTAACACAAACATACACACTTTGTTCTTCACTGCCATCACTTACAGGCAGTTCTAAAAGAGTCACATCTTCACTGCTGGCACATAATTCACATACTTCACTTCTTGGCATATTTTATTCCTTCATTGTTTTTTTGGAATTATACTACTTTTCTTTATGAAACTCTAAATCTGAATCAGATACTTTTTTCTCATTCACAACT is a window from the Sulfurimonas hydrogeniphila genome containing:
- the rpsU gene encoding 30S ribosomal protein S21 gives rise to the protein MPGIVLRPDDNFDAAYRRFKKQVDRNLIVTEARARRFHETETEKRKKFKIASRKKMLKRLYMMRRYESRL
- a CDS encoding deoxyguanosinetriphosphate triphosphohydrolase family protein, translating into MKPYERFYKIEKDFRNPYARDRDRIIHSGSFRKLEYKTQVFLNHEGDFFRTRLTHSIEVSQIARSIASQLELNESLSESIALAHDLGHTPFGHVGGDTLDECLKADGFSNGFEHNFQSFRVVTKLEKRYKNFDGLNLTFATLEGILKHSYPYKKPFLPEIIDKQFDLNKHPTYEAMVVDRADEIAYMSHDIDDGVNSGLLTFEDLKESELACEILEKVALEGVGEENDEMFRYRFSSHLINHLVYSLLEYSKQKVAHCEETPIGFEKELETKIKKLKKLLFVKMYQHKNIVRKMYAGKQAVKGLYKGLMEEEKMLPQFYYKQLDIRSKHRVIADYIASMSDRYALNFHNEMYGKIN
- a CDS encoding PhnA domain-containing protein, which encodes MPRSEVCELCASSEDVTLLELPVSDGSEEQSVYVCVTCKEQIENDELDETHFNCLNDAMWSEVPAVKVLSYILWNRLGRGDMTDMMYLEEEEKKLADAAINAEANKVVFRDANGVELKAGDSIVILKDLDVKGAGFTAKRGTTVTRIALPHDMDDHVEGRVNGTKIYLKTEFIKKA